The following are from one region of the Hemibagrus wyckioides isolate EC202008001 linkage group LG24, SWU_Hwy_1.0, whole genome shotgun sequence genome:
- the zgc:86598 gene encoding STKc_CK2_alpha domain-containing protein isoform X1 → MSGPVTSRSRVYPDVNTQRPREYWDYESHVVEWGNQDDYQLVRKLGRGKYSEVFEAINITNNEKVVVKILKPVKKKKIKREIKILENLRGGPNIITLLDIVKDPVSRTPALVFEHVNNTDFKQLYQTLSDYDIRFYMYEILKALDYCHSMGIMHRDVKPHNVMIDHEHRKLRLIDWGLAEFYHPSQEYNVRVASRYFKGPELLVDYQMYDYSLDMWSLGCMLASMIFRKEPFFHGHDNYDQLVRIAKVLGTEDLYDYIDKYNIELDPRFNDILGRHSRKRWERFVHSENQHLVSTEALDFLDKLLRYDHQARLTAREAMEHPYFYPIVKDQARMGSTSGLSTGSTPVSTSSMMTGGITSMSSSQPMANMSASPVMPSPSTLAVQVPAAAGAQP, encoded by the exons ATGTCTGGCCCAGTGACCAGCCGATCCCGGGTTTACCCAGATGTCAACACACAGAGACCTCGGGAGTACTGGGACTACGAGTCACATGTTGTGGAGTGGGG gaaCCAAGATGACTACCAGCTTGTTCGGAAATTGGGGCGTGGCAAATACAGTGAAGTTTTTGAAGCAATCAATATCACAAACAATGAGAAAGTAGTTGTTAAAATACTCAAA CcagtaaagaagaagaaaataaaacgaGAAATAAAGATCTTGGAGAATCTGCGAGGTGGCCCAAACATCATCACACTTTTAGATATTGTCAAGGATCCAGTG TCTCGAACACCTGCTCTGGTTTTTGAGCATGTAAACAACACAGACTTTAAG CAATTGTATCAAACACTATCAGATTATGACATCCGATTCTACATGTATGAGATCTTAAAG GCCTTGGACTACTGCCACAGTATGGGAATCATGCACAGAGACGTCAAGCCCCACAATGTCATGATTGATCACGAGCACAGAaag CTTCGTCTGATAGACTGGGGCCTGGCTGAATTTTACCACCCAAGTCAGGAGTACAATGTCAGAGTGGCCTCTCGATACTTTAAAGGACCTGAACTACTTGTTGACTACCAG ATGTATGACTACAGTTTAGACATGTGGAGCTTAGGCTGCATGTTGGCCAGTATGATTTTCAGGAAAGAGCCGTTCTTCCATGGACATGACAACTACGACCAG CTTGTACGAATTGCCAAAGTTCTGGGCACAGAAGACCTGTATGACTATATTGACAAATACAACATAGAACTTGATCCAAGGTTCAATGACATCTTGGGCAG ACATTCCAGGAAGAGGTGGGAGAGGTTTGTGCACAGTGAGAACCAGCACCTGGTCAGTACTGAAGccctggactttctggacaaGCTTCTGCGCTATGACCATCAAGCACGCCTCACAGCCCGGGAGGCCATGGAGCACCCATACTTCT ATCCCATAGTAAAAGATCAGGCAAGGATGGGCTCTACATCTGGGCTTTCCACTGGCTCCACTCCTGTCAGCACCTCCAGCATGATGACTG GAGGTATCACATCCATGTCCTCGTCCCAGCCCATGGCCAACATGTCTGCATCTCCTGTCATGCCCTCACCCAGCACTCTGGCCGTACAAGtccctgctgctgctggtgcaCAACCCTGA
- the LOC131344999 gene encoding uncharacterized protein LOC131344999 isoform X2 has product MGITFSYRHQEIVENSPSIVNIQQRWPALFDISQVKEEFRRLTAVELETSFMANLDKYTDALLSLFRTKGGNAGQQICEILNVLNQDTHVDLDELEQHTLRIITKGGSMDDPLQNGIVLEGIEVLTGLACALLLGLIYAINLSYPKELRYTFEFFQKILLELDSGKLSPKIHSL; this is encoded by the exons ATGGGCATAACATTCTCCTACCGTCACCAGGAGATAGTGGAGAACAGTCCTTCTATAGTGAACATTCAGCAAAGATGGCCTGCCTTGTTCGACATCTCTCAG GTCAAAGAAGAATTCAGAAGATTAACAGCTGTTGAGCTAGAAACATCATTCATGGCAAACCTGGACAAATACACAGATGCACTCCTGTCTTTGTTTCGCACCAAGGGAGGAAATGCTGGACAGCAAATTTGTGAAATTTTGAATGTGCTGAACCAG GATACTCATGTGGACTTGGATGAACTTGAACAGCACACACTGAGGATTATCACGAAAGGTGGCTCAATGGATGATCCTTTACAGAATGGGATAGTGCTGGAAGGCATAGAAGTGCTGACAGGGTTGGCTTGTGCTTTGCTACTTGGCCTAATATACGCTATTAATCTGAGTTACCCCAAAGAACTAAGATACACATTTGAATTCTTTCAAAAGATTCTACTGGAGCTAGACAGTGGTAAGCTTTCTCCAAAGATTCATTCTCTGTAG
- the LOC131344999 gene encoding uncharacterized protein LOC131344999 isoform X1 — protein MGITFSYRHQEIVENSPSIVNIQQRWPALFDISQVKEEFRRLTAVELETSFMANLDKYTDALLSLFRTKGGNAGQQICEILNVLNQTSAVEKRRDVVIRCLIVYLSENTDNLIRHYQDTHVDLDELEQHTLRIITKGGSMDDPLQNGIVLEGIEVLTGLACALLLGLIYAINLSYPKELRYTFEFFQKILLELDSGKLSPKIHSL, from the exons ATGGGCATAACATTCTCCTACCGTCACCAGGAGATAGTGGAGAACAGTCCTTCTATAGTGAACATTCAGCAAAGATGGCCTGCCTTGTTCGACATCTCTCAG GTCAAAGAAGAATTCAGAAGATTAACAGCTGTTGAGCTAGAAACATCATTCATGGCAAACCTGGACAAATACACAGATGCACTCCTGTCTTTGTTTCGCACCAAGGGAGGAAATGCTGGACAGCAAATTTGTGAAATTTTGAATGTGCTGAACCAG ACCAGTGCTGTGGAAAAACGTAGAGATGTTGTGATTCGGTGTTTAATTGTGTACCTCTCTGAAAACACTGATAATCTCATCAGGCATTACCAA GATACTCATGTGGACTTGGATGAACTTGAACAGCACACACTGAGGATTATCACGAAAGGTGGCTCAATGGATGATCCTTTACAGAATGGGATAGTGCTGGAAGGCATAGAAGTGCTGACAGGGTTGGCTTGTGCTTTGCTACTTGGCCTAATATACGCTATTAATCTGAGTTACCCCAAAGAACTAAGATACACATTTGAATTCTTTCAAAAGATTCTACTGGAGCTAGACAGTGGTAAGCTTTCTCCAAAGATTCATTCTCTGTAG
- the zgc:86598 gene encoding STKc_CK2_alpha domain-containing protein isoform X2 — MYEILKALDYCHSMGIMHRDVKPHNVMIDHEHRKLRLIDWGLAEFYHPSQEYNVRVASRYFKGPELLVDYQMYDYSLDMWSLGCMLASMIFRKEPFFHGHDNYDQLVRIAKVLGTEDLYDYIDKYNIELDPRFNDILGRHSRKRWERFVHSENQHLVSTEALDFLDKLLRYDHQARLTAREAMEHPYFYPIVKDQARMGSTSGLSTGSTPVSTSSMMTGGITSMSSSQPMANMSASPVMPSPSTLAVQVPAAAGAQP; from the exons ATGTATGAGATCTTAAAG GCCTTGGACTACTGCCACAGTATGGGAATCATGCACAGAGACGTCAAGCCCCACAATGTCATGATTGATCACGAGCACAGAaag CTTCGTCTGATAGACTGGGGCCTGGCTGAATTTTACCACCCAAGTCAGGAGTACAATGTCAGAGTGGCCTCTCGATACTTTAAAGGACCTGAACTACTTGTTGACTACCAG ATGTATGACTACAGTTTAGACATGTGGAGCTTAGGCTGCATGTTGGCCAGTATGATTTTCAGGAAAGAGCCGTTCTTCCATGGACATGACAACTACGACCAG CTTGTACGAATTGCCAAAGTTCTGGGCACAGAAGACCTGTATGACTATATTGACAAATACAACATAGAACTTGATCCAAGGTTCAATGACATCTTGGGCAG ACATTCCAGGAAGAGGTGGGAGAGGTTTGTGCACAGTGAGAACCAGCACCTGGTCAGTACTGAAGccctggactttctggacaaGCTTCTGCGCTATGACCATCAAGCACGCCTCACAGCCCGGGAGGCCATGGAGCACCCATACTTCT ATCCCATAGTAAAAGATCAGGCAAGGATGGGCTCTACATCTGGGCTTTCCACTGGCTCCACTCCTGTCAGCACCTCCAGCATGATGACTG GAGGTATCACATCCATGTCCTCGTCCCAGCCCATGGCCAACATGTCTGCATCTCCTGTCATGCCCTCACCCAGCACTCTGGCCGTACAAGtccctgctgctgctggtgcaCAACCCTGA